One region of Cucurbita pepo subsp. pepo cultivar mu-cu-16 chromosome LG03, ASM280686v2, whole genome shotgun sequence genomic DNA includes:
- the LOC111790101 gene encoding protein NRT1/ PTR FAMILY 5.2-like, whose protein sequence is MMFNGIAANLIIYLTTKLNQGTVTASNNVTNWTGTLWITPIFGAYVADAHLGCYRTFFISSLASFMAMSLLTVAVSVPSLQPPPCLEPSKENCQQASKLQLAVFFGSLYMLAVASGGTKPNISTMGADQFDDFHPKEKSQKLSFFNWWMFSVFSGILFASTILVYIQDNVGWSFGYGIPTIGLGVAILIFVAGTPFYRHRLPSGGSPFIRMARVIVAAARNWRVPLPNDPNQLYELEVQQYSKIDSTPSFRFLNKAAVRTGSSHPWRSCTVTQVEETKQMLRMIPILICTFIPSTMVAQSHTLFIKQGTTLDRTIGSHFKVPPASLYAFVTISMLVSIVIYDRIFVKIMQRVTRNPRGITMLQRMGIGMIFHVLVMTVASRVEKRRLYVARANGLVRNGSGQVLPLTIFTLLPQFMLTGVADALLQIANVEFFYDQAPKSMKSLGSSYTMTSLGIGNFLSSFVLSKVSEITKRHGEGWILNNLNASHLDYFYALLAAMSGVNFFVFLGISQLYVYRAEVSDELNKKNEVG, encoded by the exons ATGATGTTCAATGGGATCGCCGCCAATCTGATTATATATTTGACCACCAAGCTGAATCAAGGCACTGTCACTGCCTCTAACAATGTCACCAATTGGACTGGAACCCTTTGGATTACGCCGATCTTCGGGGCTTACGTCGCCGACGCTCATCTCGGCTGCTACCGGACCTTCTTCATCTCCTCGCTCGCATCCTTTATG GCAATGTCTCTTCTAACGGTAGCAGTGTCAGTGCCAAGCCTACAACCGCCGCCATGTTTAGAACCCAGTAAAGAAAACTGCCAACAAGCCTCCAAATTACAGCTGGCAGTGTTCTTTGGGTCGCTCTACATGTTGGCAGTGGCGAGCGGCGGCACCAAACCCAACATCTCGACAATGGGTGCCGACCAATTCGAcgattttcatccaaaagaGAAGTCCCAAAAGCTGTCCTTCTTCAACTGGTGGATGTTCAGTGTGTTCTCCGGCATTCTCTTTGCCTCCACCATTCTGGTTTACATTCAGGACAATGTCGGGTGGAGCTTCGGCTATGGCATTCCCACCATCGGCCTCGGAGTTGCCATTCTCATATTCGTTGCCGGCACTCCCTTTTATCGCCATCGGCTCCCCAGTGGAGGAAGCCCCTTCATTAGAATGGCTCGTGTCATTGTTGCTGCTGCCAGGAATTGGAGGGTTCCTCTTCCTAATGACCCAAATCAACTATATGAGCTTGAGGTTCAACAGTACTCAAAGATTGATTCCACTCCATCCTTCAG GTTTCTGAATAAGGCTGCTGTAAGAACAGGTTCAAGTCATCCATGGAGGTCGTGCACAGTGACCCAAGTGGAAGAGACAAAGCAAATGCTGAGAATGATCCCAATTCTGATATGCACATTCATTCCAAGCACAATGGTGGCACAATCACACACCCTTTTCATCAAGCAAGGCACCACTCTCGATCGAACCATCGGCAGCCATTTCAAAGTCCCTCCTGCAAGTTTATATGCTTTTGTTACCATCTCCATGCTTGTCTCCATTGTCATCTACGACAG GATCTTTGTGAAGATAATGCAGAGAGTTACTAGAAACCCAAGAGGAATAACAATGCTACAAAGAATGGGAATTGGAATGATCTTCCATGTGTTGGTAATGACAGTGGCGTCTCGAGTCGAAAAGCGCCGACTTTACGTGGCTAGAGCAAATGGGTTGGTGAGAAATGGCTCAGGACAAGTACTTCCCTTAACCATTTTCACTCTCCTGCCTCAGTTCATGCTCACAGGAGTAGCAGATGCATTACTTCAAATAGCCAACGTTGAGTTCTTTTATGATCAAGCACCAAAAAGCATGAAGAGTTTAGGCAGTTCATACACGATGACTTCCCTTGGAATTGGGAACTTCCTCAGTAGCTTCgttctttcaaaagtttctgAGATCACCAAAAGACATGGCGAAGGGTGGATTTTGAACAACTTGAATGCTTCTCATCTTGATTACTTCTATGCCTTACTTGCAGCTATGAGTGGTGTTAACTTCTTTGTGTTCTTGGGCATTTCCCAACTGTATGTGTACAGAGCTGAAGTGTCTGATGAACTCaacaagaagaatgaagtGGGTTGA
- the LOC111790300 gene encoding uncharacterized protein LOC111790300: MGHSHNVRRESLSGHMSVARPDYHVDVYENDLVWPFNKLDGIDRDDIRATAYEIFFTACRSSPGFGGRNALAFYSSSNLDNSDGTSSPKPKGVVMTPTGRIKRALGLKMLKRSPSRRMSTGGNCGSNPPSPSSHGNSGASPGLSNTLPSMRPRRPMTSAEIMRQQMKVTEQSDNRLRKTLMRTLVGQVGRRAETIILPLELLRHLKPSEFTDVNEYHFWQRRQLKILEAGLLLHPSIPLDKSNTFAMRLREIIRASESKPIDTGKNSDTMRTLCNSVVSLSWRSVNGTPTDVCHWADGFPLNIHIYVSLLQTIFDIRDETSVLDEVDELLELMKKTWSTLGITRPIHNVCFAWALFEQYVVTAQLEPDLLCAAHTMLAEVANDAKKPDREAMYVKLLTSVLTSMQTWAEKRLLHYHDYFQRGTVGQVENLLPLALSASKILGEDVTITEGAGQDRGDVLVVDSSGDRVDYYIRCSVRNAFGKVLENGKIKEAKGEGSEALLQLAKETEDLALKERECFSPILKKWHPTAVGVAAVTLHNCYGSMLKKYLGGVTMLTSETIGVFHRAGRLEKVLVQMVVEDSADCEDGGKAIVREMVPFEVDSIILNLLKSWVDERLKKQRDCLSRSKESETWNPRSKTEPYAQSAVELMKLAKETVEEFFEIPIGVTEELVREIAAGLEHSFQDYITFVSSCGSKQSYIPQLPPLTRCNRDSKFTKLWKRATPCSVVGEETTHHLGSQEGNQTRASTSRGTQRLYIRLNTLHYMLSHLHSLNKILSLSPKVTASTGLRFNSSKSYRNSSYFELSNRSIESACQHVSEVAAFRLIFLDSSSVFYDTLYTNDVANARIQPGLRVLKQNLTLLCAIVTDRAQALAMKEVMRASFEAFLMVLLAGGSSRVFYRSDHEMIDEDFGCLKKIFCDCGEGFLQENIVEREAEAVGGVIALMSQGTEQLVEDFSIVTCETSGIGVMGSGQKLPMPPTTGRWNRADPNTILRVLCHRNDRAANLFLKKTFQLAKRR; the protein is encoded by the exons ATGGGGCACAGCCACAACGTCCGTCGTGAGTCCCTGTCAGGGCACATGTCCGTTGCCCGGCCGGACTACCACGTCGACGTTTATGAGAACGATCTCGTGTGGCCCTTCAACAAGCTCGATGGAATCGACCGTGATGACATCCGTGCGACTGCATACGAGATCTTCTTCACGGCTTGTCGCTCCTCACCGGGCTTTGGAGGTCGGAACGCTCTTGCATTTTACTCCTCTTCTAATCTTGACAATAGCGATGGCACTTCGAGTCCGAAACCCAAAGGGGTTGTGATGACACCCACCGGTCGGATCAAACGGGCACTTGGGTTGAAAATGTTAAAGCGATCGCCGTCCAGGAGAATGTCGACCGGCGGGAACTGTGGCTCGAATCCACCCTCCCCCAGCTCTCATGGTAATAGTGGGGCTAGCCCTGGTTTGTCGAATACTCTGCCGTCGATGAGACCCCGTCGGCCAATGACGTCGGCGGAGATTATGAGACAGCAGATGAAGGTTACAGAACAGAGTGATAACCGGCTTAGGAAGACCCTGATGAGGACTCTTGTAGGCCAA GTGGGAAGACGAGCAGAGACCATAATTCTTCCATTGGAGCTTCTACGCCATCTAAAGCCATCGGAATTCACTGATGTAAATGAATATCATTTTTGGCAGAGACGGCAGCTGAAGATCTTAGAGGCAgggcttcttcttcatccttccATTCCACTTGATAAATCAAACACATTCGCTATGCGTCTTAGGGAGATCATTCGAGCGAGTGAATCAAAGCCAATTGACACAGGGAAGAACTCAGACACAATGAGAACGCTATGCAATTCTGTAGTGTCATTGTCTTGGCGGAGTGTGAATGGGACACCAACGGATGTATGTCATTGGGCTGATGGCTTTCCTCTAAACATTCACATCTatgtttctcttcttcaaaCCATCTTCGACATCAGGGACGAGACGTCGGTACTCGACGAGGTGGATGAACTTCTCGAGCTAATGAAGAAGACGTGGTCGACATTGGGAATCACTAGGCCGATTCATAATGTGTGTTTCGCTTGGGCGTTATTCGAACAGTATGTTGTGACAGCACAGCTTGAACCAGACCTTCTTTGTGCTGCTCATACTATGTTGGCCGAGGTCGCAAACGATGCCAAGAAGCCAGATCGAGAGGCGATGTACGTAAAGCTTTTGACATCGGTATTGACTTCGATGCAGACTTGGGCCGAAAAGAGGTTACTTCATTACCATGATTATTTCCAGAGGGGGACAGTTGGTCAGGTGGAAAACCTTCTACCCTTAGCCTTATCTGCATCAAAGATTTTAGGTGAAGATGTTACCATCACAGAAGGGGCAGGCCAAGACCGGGGAGATGTATTGGTGGTCGATTCATCCGGTGATCGTGTCGACTATTACATCCGATGTTCAGTACGAAACGCGTTCGGCAAG GTACTTGAGAATGGGAAAATTAAGGAAGCTAAAGGTGAGGGGAGCGAGGCTCTGCTTCAATTGGCCAAAGAAACAGAGGATTTGGCATTAAAAGAGAGGGAATGCTTCAGTCCCATACTAAAGAAATGGCATCCAACTGCAGTAGGAGTTGCAGCAGTTACATTACACAACTGCTATGGAAGCATGTTGAAGAAGTATCTGGGCGGGGTGACGATGTTGACGAGCGAGACGATCGGTGTTTTTCATCGGGCTGGAAGATTAGAGAAGGTGTTAGTTCAAATGGTGGTTGAGGATTCAGCTGACTGTGAAGATGGTGGGAAGGCAATTGTGAGAGAAATGGTTCCTTTTGAAGTTGATTCCATTATATTGAACCTCTTGAAATCATGGGTTGATGAGAGGctaaagaaacaaagagactGTCTGAGTAGATCAAAAGAATCAGAAACTTGGAACCCGAGGTCGAAAACGGAACCGTACGCGCAGTCGGCTGTGGAGTTGATGAAGCTAGCTAAGGAAACAGTGGAGGAGTTCTTTGAAATTCCTATTGGAGTCACTGAAGAATTGGTTCGAGAGATTGCTGCTGGGTTAGAGCATAGCTTCCAAGACTATATCACATTTGTGTCATCATGTG GTTCAAAGCAGAGTTACATCCCACAACTGCCTCCTCTAACCCGGTGTAACCGAGATTCGAAGTTCACCAAGCTGTGGAAGAGAGCCACTCCTTGTAGTGTTGTCGGAGAAGAAACGACGCATCATCTTGGTTCTCAAGAAGGTAATCAAACGCGAGCGTCGACCAGCCGAGGAACGCAACGGCTATACATTCGCCTAAACACATTGCATTATATGTTGTCCCACCTACATTCACTCAACAAAATTCTTTCCCTTTCTCCTAAAGTCACTGCTTCAACAGGCCTCCGTTTCAACAGTTCTAAATCATACAGAAACTCATCttactttgaactttccaACAGAAGCATTGAATCAGCTTGTCAACATGTATCAGAAGTAGCTGCTTTTCGTCTGATATTCCTTGATTCAAGTTCTGTGTTTTATGATACCTTATATACAAACGATGTCGCGAACGCTCGGATTCAACCAGGATTGCGAGTTTTGAAACAGAACCTTACCTTATTATGTGCAATTGTGACTGATAGAGCTCAGGCCTTAGCAATGAAAGAAGTGATGAGAGCCTCTTTTGAAGCATTTTTAATGGTTCTTCTAGCTGGAGGGTCCTCTAGAGTGTTCTATCGTTCCGATCACGAGATGATCGACGAGGACTTTGGATGCTTGAAAAAGATATTCTGCGACTGTGGTGAGGGATTTCTTCAAGAGAATATCGTCGAGCGAGAAGCCGAGGCCGTCGGAGGAGTAATAGCATTGATGAGCCAAGGTACTGAACAACTGGTTGAAGATTTCAGCATTGTGACTTGTGAAACAAGTGGAATAGGAGTTATGGGTTCTGGACAAAAGCTACCTATGCCTCCGACCACCGGACGTTGGAACCGAGCCGATCCGAACACCATCTTACGTGTTTTATGCCACCGGAATGATCGAGCTGCCAATCTAttcttaaagaaaacattCCAATTAGCAAAAAGAAGGTGA